From a single Proteiniborus sp. DW1 genomic region:
- the phoU gene encoding phosphate signaling complex protein PhoU: MVRHAFDVSLENLNLDLVRMASAVEKSIDQSILALKNKDIELAKKVVEEDDIIDDMNAEIEAKCIRLIATQQPLAKDLRLITSILKMITDLERIADQSADISELMLNIREEDYIKPLIDVPKAAEVAREMVKEAIDAYVNKDVELAKKVCKKDEIVDEYYETILMDLKNLMKKNPDNIEQGIILIQVAKYIERISDHATNLAEWVIYIITGKHETLNF; the protein is encoded by the coding sequence ATGGTTAGACATGCTTTTGATGTTAGCTTAGAAAATTTAAACTTAGATCTTGTAAGAATGGCAAGTGCAGTAGAAAAATCAATTGATCAATCTATACTAGCTTTAAAAAATAAGGATATAGAATTAGCTAAAAAGGTTGTTGAAGAAGATGATATTATAGATGACATGAATGCTGAAATAGAAGCAAAATGTATCAGGCTAATAGCAACACAGCAGCCACTAGCAAAGGATTTGAGGCTGATTACTTCAATACTAAAAATGATTACAGACTTAGAAAGAATAGCAGATCAATCAGCAGATATTAGCGAGCTTATGTTAAATATAAGAGAAGAGGACTATATAAAGCCTTTAATAGACGTCCCTAAGGCAGCAGAGGTAGCACGTGAAATGGTTAAAGAAGCTATAGATGCTTATGTTAACAAGGATGTTGAATTGGCTAAAAAGGTATGTAAGAAAGATGAAATAGTTGATGAATATTATGAAACAATTTTAATGGATTTGAAAAATCTTATGAAAAAGAATCCTGATAACATAGAACAAGGGATAATACTTATTCAAGTAGCCAAATATATAGAAAGAATCAGTGACCATGCTACAAACCTTGCAGAATGGGTAATATATATAATTACAGGTAAGCATGAAACATTAAACTTCTAG
- a CDS encoding cation diffusion facilitator family transporter, whose protein sequence is MTNLLIRLFVKDYQNTSNYRVRERYGKFASITGIISNFLLFLIKIVAGLVFNSISIIADAINNLSDSGSSIITLIGFKISGMPADKNHPYGHKRMEYVSGLIVSIIILVLGVQLVFSSLGKIIKPEVTIFSMVSVVILVISILIKLWQSLFYRKIGKKINSTTLIATSIDSRNDILSTTAVLTGVFITQVTGFNLDGYIGVAVALFIIFSGVGLIKETINPLLGTAPTKELVDSIYEKILSYDGIIGLHDLTVHSYGEGKCFASVHCEMSAENDIMASHDVIDNIERDFLKEEGINLVIHLDPVVTNDARTNKLRAEIEYILENLSPEIGMHDFRVVWSKSHSNLIFDVVVPYDFKWSDDELVKLISDRIYELNPNYHTSITVDHDYVPTL, encoded by the coding sequence TTGACAAATTTATTAATTAGATTATTCGTTAAAGATTATCAAAATACTTCTAATTATAGAGTGCGGGAGCGCTACGGTAAGTTTGCTAGTATTACAGGCATTATTTCGAATTTTTTGCTTTTCTTAATTAAGATAGTTGCAGGATTGGTTTTTAATAGTATATCAATCATAGCTGATGCTATAAACAATTTATCAGATTCAGGTTCCTCAATTATTACTTTAATAGGATTTAAAATTTCTGGAATGCCTGCTGATAAGAATCACCCATATGGGCATAAGCGGATGGAATATGTATCGGGTCTAATTGTATCTATAATTATTTTGGTTTTAGGAGTACAGCTTGTTTTCAGTTCTTTAGGCAAAATAATCAAACCTGAGGTCACTATATTTAGTATGGTCTCAGTAGTTATACTGGTGATTTCAATATTGATAAAGCTTTGGCAAAGCTTGTTCTATAGAAAAATTGGAAAAAAGATAAATTCAACAACCCTTATTGCAACATCAATAGATAGCCGAAATGATATCCTTTCAACAACTGCTGTCTTAACTGGTGTTTTTATTACTCAAGTAACTGGCTTTAATTTAGATGGCTATATAGGTGTTGCAGTTGCATTGTTCATTATATTTTCTGGAGTTGGACTTATTAAAGAAACCATAAATCCACTGCTAGGAACCGCACCTACAAAAGAGCTAGTAGATAGTATCTATGAAAAAATTTTAAGCTATGATGGTATTATTGGGCTTCATGATCTGACAGTACATAGCTATGGGGAAGGGAAATGCTTTGCATCTGTGCATTGCGAGATGTCAGCTGAAAATGATATTATGGCAAGCCACGATGTTATAGATAATATTGAGCGGGACTTTCTAAAAGAAGAAGGCATCAATTTAGTTATTCACCTTGATCCTGTTGTTACTAACGATGCTAGAACTAATAAGCTTAGAGCAGAAATAGAATATATACTTGAAAATTTATCTCCAGAAATAGGTATGCATGATTTTCGTGTTGTATGGAGTAAAAGTCATTCTAATCTAATATTTGATGTGGTAGTTCCTTATGATTTTAAATGGAGTGATGATGAGCTAGTTAAGCTTATTTCTGATAGAATTTATGAGCTGAATCCAAATTATCATACATCCATAACTGTTGATCATGATTATGTGCCAACTTTATAA
- a CDS encoding mechanosensitive ion channel domain-containing protein, with translation MEFVNDFLSNYGLDDNISKTLSIVILVLSIILICIVVNFIVKKIILKILSKYIEKNKFKWDDYLLQRKVFEKLSMIIPGIIVYSFAHFFGSFSEIIQRFSRVYILIITMTVVNSVVDALHDIYKTHPVSKQRPIKGIIQVFKIGFYIIMGIVIIASLIGESPIILLSGIGALTAVFTLVFKDSILGLVAGIQLSANDMLQIGDWIEMPKYGADGDVIDISLNTVKVQNFDKTIVTIPSYALISDSFRNWRGMREAGGRRVKRSIYIDVNTIKFCSKEMIEKFKKVHFLTEYILNKEKEIEQYNKANNINDELLINGRHLTNIGTFRIYIENYLKNHPMVHKHMIHMVRHLPPGEHGLPLELYLFINDTNWVNYEKAQADIFDHILAVTDLFELKLFQSPSGHDLKNIREQA, from the coding sequence ATGGAGTTTGTTAATGATTTTCTATCAAATTACGGATTAGATGATAATATATCTAAAACACTTTCAATTGTGATTCTAGTACTATCAATTATATTAATATGTATAGTTGTAAATTTTATAGTTAAAAAAATTATACTTAAAATTCTTTCAAAATATATAGAAAAAAATAAATTTAAATGGGACGACTATCTATTACAAAGAAAAGTGTTTGAGAAGCTATCCATGATTATTCCTGGTATCATTGTATATTCATTTGCTCATTTTTTTGGAAGCTTTTCAGAAATAATTCAAAGATTTTCTAGGGTATATATTTTAATAATTACTATGACTGTTGTAAATTCAGTAGTTGATGCTCTACACGACATTTACAAAACCCACCCAGTTTCTAAACAAAGACCTATAAAAGGCATTATACAAGTATTTAAAATTGGTTTTTATATAATAATGGGTATTGTAATCATTGCTTCTCTAATAGGAGAAAGCCCAATAATCCTGCTAAGCGGTATTGGAGCTCTTACAGCAGTTTTCACATTAGTATTTAAGGATTCAATTCTTGGTTTGGTAGCAGGTATACAATTATCTGCAAATGATATGTTGCAAATTGGAGATTGGATTGAAATGCCAAAGTATGGAGCAGATGGAGATGTTATTGATATATCCTTAAATACTGTTAAAGTCCAAAATTTCGATAAAACCATAGTTACTATTCCATCATATGCCCTTATTTCAGATTCTTTTAGAAACTGGAGAGGAATGAGAGAGGCTGGAGGACGTCGTGTAAAACGGTCTATCTATATAGATGTGAATACTATTAAGTTTTGTTCTAAAGAAATGATAGAAAAGTTTAAAAAAGTACATTTCTTAACTGAATATATTCTTAACAAGGAAAAAGAAATTGAACAATATAATAAAGCAAATAATATTAATGATGAGCTTTTAATAAACGGAAGACATCTCACAAATATAGGTACATTTAGAATATATATAGAAAATTACTTAAAAAATCACCCCATGGTTCATAAACACATGATACACATGGTAAGGCATTTGCCTCCTGGCGAGCACGGGTTGCCCTTAGAGCTTTACCTGTTCATAAATGATACTAATTGGGTCAATTATGAAAAGGCACAGGCTGATATTTTTGATCATATTTTAGCAGTGACAGATTTATTTGAACTTAAGCTATTTCAAAGCCCATCTGGCCATGATCTTAAAAATATTAGAGAACAGGCTTAA
- a CDS encoding nitroreductase family protein, which produces MEFFKTIKTRKSTRSYKPEQITNEELNKVLLAANAAPVGNGLYEDVHLTVVQNTELLSKMVKSTAEISNKPDANPFYGAPTVVIVSCRLRDPAKVSSTYANAACIIENMHLAATDIGLGSVYLLGFIRAGAINESLKKELEIPEDFNPVSAITLGYPTEELVEREIPADRISINYIK; this is translated from the coding sequence ATGGAATTCTTTAAAACAATAAAAACAAGAAAATCAACTAGAAGCTATAAGCCTGAGCAAATTACTAATGAAGAACTAAATAAAGTGTTACTTGCAGCTAATGCTGCACCTGTTGGGAATGGATTATATGAAGATGTTCATCTTACTGTTGTACAAAACACTGAACTATTAAGCAAAATGGTAAAATCCACAGCTGAGATTTCTAATAAACCTGATGCTAATCCATTCTATGGTGCACCAACAGTTGTTATAGTATCTTGTAGATTAAGGGACCCTGCTAAAGTAAGCAGTACATATGCAAATGCAGCTTGTATAATAGAAAATATGCACCTAGCTGCTACTGATATTGGACTTGGTAGTGTATATTTACTTGGATTTATAAGAGCAGGTGCTATTAATGAGAGCTTAAAGAAAGAATTAGAAATACCTGAAGATTTTAATCCAGTCTCTGCCATAACGCTTGGCTATCCAACAGAAGAGCTTGTAGAGAGAGAAATTCCTGCAGATAGAATTTCAATAAATTACATTAAATAA
- a CDS encoding ABC transporter ATP-binding protein, with amino-acid sequence MNPILECKSLTKIYSGFTALSDVNLTLERGRIIGLLGSNGSGKTTLLKLINGLLLPDSGNIQIAGKTPGIETKKIVSYLPEKTYLADWMKISQVVKFFQDFYENFNPKKAYDMLADLKIDPERQLKTLSKGTKEKVQLILVMSREADLYCLDEPIGGVDPAARDYILNTIINNYRKNSTILISTHLIADIEKVLDEVIFLKEGSIILHSSVDDVRAAENKSIDSLFREVFKC; translated from the coding sequence ATGAATCCTATTCTAGAGTGCAAATCATTAACGAAAATATATTCAGGCTTTACTGCACTTTCTGATGTAAATTTAACATTAGAAAGAGGTCGCATAATAGGACTATTAGGGTCAAATGGCAGTGGTAAAACTACTTTACTAAAATTGATAAATGGACTATTACTACCTGATAGTGGAAACATACAAATTGCAGGTAAGACACCAGGAATAGAAACTAAGAAAATAGTATCATATTTACCTGAAAAAACTTATTTGGCTGATTGGATGAAAATTTCTCAAGTTGTTAAATTTTTTCAGGACTTTTATGAAAATTTTAACCCCAAAAAAGCCTATGATATGTTGGCAGATTTAAAAATTGACCCAGAAAGACAATTAAAGACTTTGTCAAAGGGAACTAAAGAAAAGGTTCAATTAATATTAGTTATGAGCCGTGAAGCAGACTTATACTGTCTTGATGAACCAATAGGCGGAGTAGATCCAGCAGCAAGGGATTATATCCTAAATACTATTATCAATAATTATAGAAAAAACTCAACTATATTGATATCTACACATCTTATTGCGGATATAGAAAAAGTATTAGATGAAGTCATATTTCTAAAAGAGGGTTCTATTATCCTCCACTCGTCTGTAGATGATGTAAGAGCAGCAGAAAATAAATCAATAGACTCATTATTCAGGGAGGTGTTCAAATGCTAG
- a CDS encoding GntR family transcriptional regulator, with protein MQWNIDSERPVYIQLIEQIQAGIISGYYNLGDKLPSVRELAAEAGVNPNTMQRALAELEQTGLVYTNRTSGRYITSDIEIIKKLKKQSAKNIIIEFIEKMKQLGYEEDEILECVTKILEEMRK; from the coding sequence ATGCAATGGAATATTGACTCTGAACGACCGGTTTATATTCAGCTAATTGAACAGATTCAGGCAGGAATTATTTCAGGTTACTATAATCTTGGAGATAAGCTTCCCTCAGTACGAGAGTTAGCTGCTGAAGCTGGGGTCAATCCTAACACCATGCAGAGAGCATTAGCTGAACTGGAGCAAACTGGATTAGTTTACACTAACCGAACCAGTGGCAGATATATAACTTCAGATATAGAAATCATCAAAAAACTAAAGAAACAGTCTGCTAAGAATATTATTATAGAGTTTATAGAAAAAATGAAACAACTTGGGTACGAAGAAGATGAAATCTTAGAATGTGTTACTAAAATATTAGAGGAGATGAGAAAATGA
- a CDS encoding helix-turn-helix domain-containing protein, giving the protein MKLNKCRVKERGRLKFQKLYTVDDIAMMTGLTSRTIRNYLKDGKLKGKKIGAQWRFTEEDISALFTDKSFENEVTVSKNKMVIDFLEAKEQSKVSICSIVDYPCRDRKVVENICQEMIEQVNSYKNKDEIKFSYQYLKEEGKARFIVIGIPEKVIELLNKIK; this is encoded by the coding sequence ATGAAATTAAATAAATGTCGAGTAAAGGAGAGAGGTAGATTGAAATTTCAAAAGCTATACACTGTAGATGATATTGCTATGATGACAGGGCTTACTAGTAGAACAATTCGAAATTATTTAAAGGATGGAAAGCTAAAAGGAAAAAAAATTGGAGCACAATGGAGATTTACAGAAGAAGATATTAGTGCTTTATTTACAGATAAGAGCTTTGAGAATGAAGTAACTGTATCAAAAAATAAAATGGTAATTGATTTTCTTGAAGCAAAAGAACAGTCCAAAGTTTCCATTTGCTCTATAGTTGATTACCCATGTAGAGACAGGAAAGTAGTAGAAAACATTTGTCAAGAGATGATTGAGCAAGTTAACTCTTATAAAAATAAGGATGAGATTAAATTTTCCTATCAATATTTAAAAGAGGAAGGAAAGGCAAGATTTATTGTAATTGGTATACCTGAGAAGGTAATTGAATTACTTAATAAAATCAAGTGA